The following proteins come from a genomic window of Fontisubflavum oceani:
- the recQ gene encoding DNA helicase RecQ has product MQDPERLLSSVFGFESFRPGQEEIVKAVAAGRNTLAIMPTGGGKSLCFQLPALMQDGVTVVISPLIALMRDQVRALRAVGVEAGALTSGNTPDETDAVWDGLEAGTLKLLYIAPERLAASGTERMLKRVGVAMIAVDEAHCVSQWGHDFRPDYLRIGALRKTLNVPLAAFTATADAETRAEIVERLFDGTAPDTFLRGFDRPNLALAFEVKNNPRRQILSFAAARKGQSGIVYCGTRAKTETLAKALREEGHTACHYHAGMDAEDRRIVETRFSREDGLIVVATIAFGMGVDKPDIRWVAHADLPKSIEGYYQEIGRAGRDGAPADTLTLFGPDDIRFRRQQIDEGLAPSERKSADHGRLNALLGLAEALGCRRQVLLGYFGEDADPCGNCDLCATPPETFDGTQPVRKALSAILRTGEHFGAGHLIDILMGHETDKIRQRGHDQLPTFGVGTEFDKRGWQAVFRQMAAHDLVRPDPERFGALRMTQAARPILKDEASITLRKDSIAKAPRRPAVKTLVSEEDAPLLSALKAKRRALAEEARVPAYVVFTDRTLIEMAETRPQTLDEMARISGVGAKKLESFGAAFLVVITGETPAPAHPARRKLAGREAGALYDQLLAVQTDLTRGPEGADKPMSCSSSQLAKVAEVRPDDLSALTRLLGDRHAERFGAAFLEVLREAS; this is encoded by the coding sequence ATGCAGGACCCCGAGAGACTTCTGTCTTCCGTCTTCGGCTTTGAAAGCTTCCGCCCCGGGCAGGAAGAGATCGTGAAGGCCGTCGCAGCCGGGCGAAACACCCTGGCCATCATGCCGACCGGCGGCGGGAAATCCCTTTGTTTCCAGCTCCCCGCGCTCATGCAAGATGGCGTGACCGTGGTCATCTCGCCGTTGATTGCCCTGATGCGAGATCAGGTGCGAGCTTTGCGGGCGGTTGGTGTTGAGGCGGGCGCGCTGACCTCTGGCAACACGCCGGATGAAACCGATGCCGTATGGGATGGGTTGGAGGCGGGGACGTTAAAGCTGCTCTATATCGCGCCAGAGCGGTTGGCGGCGTCGGGCACCGAGCGAATGCTGAAACGCGTTGGCGTTGCGATGATCGCGGTGGACGAGGCGCATTGTGTTAGCCAGTGGGGTCATGATTTTCGCCCCGATTATCTGCGCATCGGTGCTTTGCGGAAGACGCTCAATGTTCCGCTGGCGGCTTTCACCGCGACGGCGGATGCCGAGACACGTGCCGAGATTGTCGAGCGGTTGTTTGATGGCACTGCGCCGGACACCTTCCTGCGTGGCTTTGACAGGCCCAATCTCGCGCTGGCCTTTGAGGTCAAGAACAACCCGCGCCGTCAAATCCTCAGCTTTGCCGCGGCTCGGAAAGGACAATCTGGCATCGTCTATTGCGGCACCCGCGCGAAGACCGAGACGCTTGCCAAAGCGCTCCGCGAGGAAGGGCATACAGCTTGCCATTATCATGCCGGGATGGATGCTGAAGATCGCCGCATCGTCGAGACGCGGTTTTCGCGTGAAGACGGGTTGATTGTGGTCGCCACAATCGCCTTTGGCATGGGCGTGGATAAACCGGATATTCGGTGGGTCGCCCATGCGGATTTGCCGAAATCGATTGAGGGATATTATCAAGAAATTGGCCGCGCCGGGCGCGATGGGGCACCGGCCGATACGCTCACGCTGTTTGGCCCGGATGACATCCGGTTTCGTCGTCAACAGATCGACGAAGGTCTCGCGCCTTCGGAACGGAAATCGGCGGATCATGGGCGGCTCAACGCGCTTCTGGGTCTGGCCGAGGCGCTCGGGTGTCGCCGTCAGGTCTTGCTTGGGTATTTTGGCGAAGATGCGGACCCTTGTGGCAATTGCGATCTCTGTGCGACGCCGCCGGAAACCTTCGATGGCACGCAACCGGTGCGCAAAGCGCTCTCTGCGATTCTGCGCACTGGCGAGCATTTCGGTGCAGGCCATCTGATCGACATTCTGATGGGCCATGAGACAGACAAAATCCGTCAGCGTGGGCACGATCAACTGCCCACATTCGGCGTCGGGACCGAGTTTGACAAACGCGGCTGGCAGGCGGTTTTTCGGCAGATGGCGGCGCATGATTTGGTGCGGCCCGACCCGGAGCGGTTTGGCGCGCTGCGGATGACGCAAGCCGCGCGCCCGATTTTGAAAGACGAGGCGTCGATCACGCTGCGAAAAGACAGTATTGCTAAGGCGCCGCGCCGCCCCGCCGTCAAGACGCTGGTGAGTGAGGAAGATGCGCCGCTGCTCTCGGCGCTGAAAGCCAAACGCCGCGCCTTGGCGGAGGAGGCGCGCGTGCCGGCCTATGTGGTGTTCACCGACCGCACCTTGATCGAGATGGCTGAGACCCGGCCGCAAACGCTGGACGAGATGGCCCGTATTAGCGGTGTGGGCGCGAAGAAGCTGGAGAGTTTTGGCGCGGCCTTTCTGGTCGTGATAACCGGCGAGACGCCCGCACCGGCGCATCCGGCGCGTCGGAAACTGGCGGGTCGGGAAGCCGGTGCGCTCTATGACCAGCTTTTGGCCGTGCAGACGGATCTCACCCGCGGACCGGAGGGGGCCGATAAGCCGATGAGCTGTTCCTCATCGCAATTGGCAAAGGTGGCGGAGGTCAGGCCAGACGACCTCAGTGCGCTGACACGCCTTTTGGGTGACCGTCATGCGGAGCGATTTGGCGCGGCCTTTCTGGAGGTGTTGCGAGAGGCGAGCTAG
- a CDS encoding glycerophosphodiester phosphodiesterase family protein, producing MSLPPVFLGPPLAHRALHDAAQGVPENSAEAVRRAVARGYGIEIDVQPSADGVAMVFHDETLDRLTETTGPIRDRTVAELADLRLVGSNAGAPTLTEVLGIVAGCVPLLVEIKDQSGGVGASDDDMLERAVVSALAGYDGPVAVMSFNPFMVARVAELAPDLPRGLVTSGYRSQDWPGMPPEVATHLREIRDFDRVGAQFISHDRTDLLSPHVAALKARDVPVLCWTIRSAEAEAQARKIADNVTFEGYLPPLDAV from the coding sequence ATGAGCCTGCCGCCAGTCTTCCTTGGGCCGCCGCTGGCCCATCGGGCGCTGCATGATGCGGCCCAAGGTGTGCCGGAAAACAGCGCCGAGGCCGTGCGCCGCGCGGTTGCGCGGGGGTATGGGATCGAGATCGATGTCCAGCCCTCCGCCGACGGCGTGGCGATGGTTTTTCATGACGAGACACTAGATCGACTGACCGAAACAACAGGACCAATTCGGGACCGGACGGTGGCCGAATTGGCCGACCTCCGCTTGGTTGGCAGCAACGCGGGCGCACCGACACTCACCGAGGTCTTGGGCATCGTCGCAGGCTGCGTGCCGCTTTTGGTTGAGATCAAGGACCAGTCGGGCGGGGTTGGAGCATCCGACGATGACATGCTGGAACGGGCGGTTGTCTCGGCCCTTGCCGGGTATGACGGGCCGGTGGCCGTGATGTCCTTCAACCCTTTCATGGTTGCGCGTGTGGCCGAGCTTGCGCCGGACCTGCCGCGTGGCCTGGTCACGTCTGGCTATCGGTCGCAGGATTGGCCGGGGATGCCGCCGGAAGTCGCGACGCATCTTCGTGAGATTCGCGATTTCGACCGAGTCGGCGCACAGTTCATCAGCCATGATCGAACTGATCTGCTCAGCCCACATGTGGCGGCTCTAAAGGCGCGGGATGTTCCGGTTCTGTGTTGGACGATCCGCTCCGCCGAGGCGGAGGCCCAAGCGCGTAAGATTGCCGACAACGTGACATTCGAAGGCTATCTGCCGCCGCTTGACGCGGTGTGA
- a CDS encoding HlyD family type I secretion periplasmic adaptor subunit, which produces MAETSRPAWSVRAPMILGLLSLVVLVGGFGTWAVTSNIAGAIIASGQIEVDQNRQAIQHPEGGVVAELAVDEGQQVEEGEILLRLDASDIASSYAVVRGQLNEVRARRARLEAERDGLSELQFGTDLQQTALNDPELADILSGQLNLFAARRDTLDREIDQLTRRTEQIASQIDGMIAQRTALERQQGLVGEELVAQQNLLERGLAQAARVLTLQREEANLLGSLGEIDASAAQAEGRITEIELSILQLETQRREEAIAELREVRVQEEELAERARALARQLDQMDLRAPVAGIVYGMTVFGPRSVVRPADPVLFLVPQDRPLVISARVEAIHVDQVFVGQEVLLRFPAFDMQTTPDLYGLVTRVSADAFVDEATGASFYETQIVLDDGQIELLGDVTLLPGMPVEAFIRTDDRTPIAYLLRPLTDYFNRAFRES; this is translated from the coding sequence ATGGCAGAGACGTCGCGCCCCGCTTGGTCCGTTCGCGCCCCAATGATTTTGGGCCTTCTGTCGCTTGTGGTCTTGGTCGGCGGGTTTGGCACATGGGCGGTGACGTCGAATATCGCTGGCGCGATCATCGCGTCAGGGCAGATTGAGGTGGATCAGAACCGCCAAGCCATTCAACATCCCGAAGGCGGGGTGGTCGCTGAATTGGCGGTTGATGAAGGTCAACAGGTAGAAGAGGGTGAGATCCTGCTGCGCCTCGACGCCTCCGATATCGCGTCGAGCTATGCGGTGGTGCGCGGTCAGTTGAACGAGGTGCGAGCCCGCCGCGCCCGCCTTGAAGCGGAGCGGGACGGCCTATCGGAGCTGCAGTTCGGCACCGACCTGCAACAGACGGCTCTCAACGATCCGGAACTGGCCGATATTCTGAGCGGACAGTTGAACCTTTTCGCGGCACGGCGCGATACGCTGGACCGCGAGATTGATCAATTGACTCGACGCACAGAGCAGATCGCCAGCCAAATTGACGGCATGATCGCGCAGCGAACTGCGCTGGAGCGGCAGCAGGGCCTCGTGGGCGAAGAATTGGTCGCGCAACAAAACCTTCTGGAGCGCGGGCTCGCACAAGCCGCCCGCGTGCTGACTTTGCAGCGGGAGGAAGCCAATCTGCTCGGCAGTCTCGGCGAGATCGATGCGAGCGCTGCTCAGGCGGAGGGGCGTATCACAGAGATCGAGTTGTCGATTCTCCAGTTGGAAACGCAGCGCCGCGAAGAGGCGATTGCCGAGTTGCGTGAGGTGCGCGTGCAAGAAGAAGAACTCGCCGAACGGGCCCGCGCCTTGGCCCGACAGCTTGATCAAATGGATTTGCGCGCGCCGGTGGCGGGTATCGTTTACGGGATGACGGTCTTTGGACCGCGCTCGGTTGTGCGTCCCGCGGACCCTGTGCTGTTTTTGGTGCCTCAGGACCGTCCATTGGTGATTTCCGCTCGGGTTGAGGCAATCCACGTGGATCAAGTCTTTGTCGGTCAAGAGGTGCTCTTGCGGTTCCCGGCCTTCGATATGCAGACCACGCCTGATCTCTATGGGCTGGTGACCCGTGTCTCGGCCGATGCTTTCGTGGATGAAGCCACAGGCGCGAGTTTCTACGAGACACAGATTGTGCTGGATGACGGTCAAATCGAGCTTCTCGGCGATGTCACTCTCTTGCCCGGCATGCCGGTGGAGGCGTTTATCCGCACGGATGATCGCACCCCAATTGCCTATTTGTTGCGCCCATTGACCGACTATTTCAACCGCGCCTTCCGCGAAAGCTGA
- a CDS encoding NAD(P)/FAD-dependent oxidoreductase: MSHIVVVGAGQAGAALVAKLRSEGFGGQITLIGEEHVPPYQRPPLSKAYLMGEMALERLYLRPESYYAENGIDLHLDETVNAIDCADKVVIAGGHQLKYDQLALTTGSVPRRLPGSIGGELRGVHVVRTLADVDAMVPEALEGRRVLIVGGGYIGLEAAAVCAKRGMQVTLIEMADRILQRVACPETSAYFRDLHRSHGVDVREGIGLARLTGESHVTGAVLSDGAELPFDMVIVGIGISPATSLAEAAGLEIDNGIKVNALGQTSDPSIWSAGDCASFPFRGNRIRLESVQNAIDQAELVARNMMGAGEAYDPHPWFWSDQYDVKLQIAGLNTGYDRVVVRGGVPLVSHWYYAGERLLAVDAMNDPRAYMVGKRLLEAGKSPAADVIADTETDLKTLLRA, translated from the coding sequence ATGTCGCATATCGTCGTTGTCGGGGCCGGGCAGGCCGGAGCCGCCTTGGTGGCGAAGCTGCGGAGCGAAGGGTTTGGCGGGCAGATTACGCTGATTGGCGAGGAGCATGTGCCGCCCTATCAACGCCCGCCGCTCTCCAAGGCGTATCTGATGGGAGAGATGGCGCTCGAACGGCTCTATCTCAGACCTGAGAGCTACTATGCCGAGAACGGGATTGATCTGCATCTCGACGAAACGGTGAACGCGATTGACTGCGCCGACAAGGTCGTGATCGCGGGCGGGCATCAGCTCAAATACGATCAACTCGCGCTGACGACCGGGTCGGTGCCACGGCGGCTGCCGGGGTCGATTGGCGGCGAACTCAGGGGTGTTCATGTGGTGCGCACGCTGGCCGATGTGGATGCGATGGTGCCCGAGGCTCTGGAGGGCCGACGGGTGCTGATCGTCGGCGGTGGCTATATCGGGCTGGAGGCGGCGGCGGTTTGCGCCAAACGGGGAATGCAGGTCACGCTGATCGAGATGGCGGACCGGATTTTGCAGCGGGTCGCCTGCCCGGAGACGTCGGCGTATTTCCGGGATCTGCACCGGAGCCATGGCGTCGATGTTCGCGAGGGTATCGGGTTGGCGCGGCTGACTGGCGAGAGCCATGTCACCGGTGCCGTTCTCTCCGATGGCGCAGAACTGCCCTTCGACATGGTGATCGTCGGGATCGGGATCAGCCCGGCGACCAGCCTGGCCGAAGCGGCAGGGTTGGAGATCGACAACGGGATCAAAGTGAATGCTCTGGGCCAAACCTCGGACCCGTCCATTTGGTCTGCGGGCGATTGCGCCTCGTTCCCATTTCGGGGCAATCGCATCCGCCTCGAAAGTGTCCAGAACGCGATTGATCAGGCGGAACTCGTGGCGCGCAACATGATGGGCGCGGGCGAGGCGTATGATCCGCATCCCTGGTTCTGGTCAGACCAGTATGACGTGAAGCTGCAAATCGCAGGGCTGAACACCGGCTATGATCGGGTTGTTGTGCGGGGCGGAGTGCCCTTGGTGTCGCATTGGTATTACGCGGGTGAGAGATTGCTCGCCGTGGACGCGATGAATGACCCCCGCGCTTACATGGTTGGTAAGCGTTTGCTCGAGGCGGGAAAATCGCCGGCGGCGGACGTGATCGCGGATACCGAGACCGATCTGAAAACTCTGCTCCGCGCATGA
- a CDS encoding peroxiredoxin, whose product MTISVGDKLPEANLLRIGENGPEAVSLSDKLAGRKVILFGLPGAFTGTCTMAHVPSFIRTKDQFDAKGVDEIICVSVNDPFVMEAWGESTGATSAGLTLLGDSASELTTAIGMDFDAPPVGFSKRSKRYAMYVEDGVVKVLHAEENPGVCEASGGEAMLAEI is encoded by the coding sequence ATGACAATTTCCGTTGGCGACAAACTACCAGAGGCAAACCTGCTTCGGATTGGGGAAAACGGGCCAGAGGCCGTGTCGCTCTCCGACAAGCTGGCTGGGCGCAAAGTGATCCTCTTTGGCCTGCCTGGCGCCTTCACCGGCACCTGCACCATGGCCCATGTGCCCAGCTTCATCCGCACCAAGGATCAGTTCGACGCCAAAGGCGTGGATGAGATCATCTGCGTGTCGGTGAATGACCCGTTTGTGATGGAAGCTTGGGGCGAAAGCACCGGTGCGACCAGCGCGGGACTCACCCTCCTAGGCGATTCCGCCAGCGAGTTGACCACTGCGATCGGCATGGATTTTGACGCGCCGCCCGTGGGCTTTAGCAAACGCTCGAAGCGCTATGCGATGTATGTCGAAGACGGTGTCGTCAAAGTGCTGCATGCCGAAGAAAACCCCGGCGTGTGCGAGGCATCCGGCGGCGAAGCCATGCTGGCCGAAATCTAA
- a CDS encoding TRAP transporter substrate-binding protein, which yields MSFVKSLALAATTLTAASAPSAQEVTLRFQHFVSPLSANPVGFMQPWAEAIEEQSEGRIQVELYPFMQLGGSAQSQYDLIRDGAIDGGWVIPGYQPGRFPEAEALELPFMTPKNAEAASRAAWHFTQEHLMDDFADVHVIAAHMHGPGIVHLSSDAIDEVDDFDGISLRGPSRPATLLLEQLGATPVGMPVPAFPEALSRGVVDGGVITWEMAPSLRLDELTSSHTDVAGDRSMYNLYFIWAMNREVYEGLPDDLRAVIDANSGLMASAWAGRAHDEGDLRGRDAMAAAGNEIAEMSEDVTAQISALGETVTAAWIEEADGKGLDGAALVADVRRLMEAEMDGGSTGLSQ from the coding sequence ATGTCGTTCGTTAAGTCCCTAGCACTTGCCGCCACCACCCTTACCGCAGCCTCCGCGCCGTCAGCCCAAGAGGTGACCCTCAGGTTTCAGCATTTCGTCTCGCCGCTCTCGGCCAATCCCGTCGGGTTTATGCAGCCTTGGGCCGAAGCGATCGAAGAGCAATCCGAGGGCCGCATCCAGGTCGAGCTTTACCCGTTTATGCAGCTCGGTGGCTCGGCGCAGAGCCAATATGACCTGATCCGCGACGGCGCAATTGATGGCGGGTGGGTGATCCCGGGCTATCAACCCGGGCGTTTCCCCGAAGCCGAAGCGCTGGAATTGCCCTTCATGACACCAAAAAATGCCGAGGCAGCGAGCCGTGCAGCCTGGCATTTCACGCAAGAGCATCTGATGGATGACTTTGCCGATGTGCATGTGATTGCCGCCCATATGCACGGGCCCGGCATCGTGCATCTGAGCAGCGATGCGATTGACGAAGTTGACGACTTCGATGGCATCTCGCTGCGCGGCCCGTCCCGTCCGGCAACGCTTCTCTTGGAACAGCTTGGCGCGACACCTGTCGGCATGCCTGTGCCCGCTTTCCCCGAAGCGCTGTCGCGCGGTGTGGTTGATGGCGGCGTGATTACCTGGGAGATGGCCCCCTCCCTCCGGCTCGACGAGTTGACCAGCAGTCATACCGATGTCGCCGGTGACCGCTCGATGTACAACCTCTATTTCATCTGGGCGATGAACCGGGAAGTCTATGAGGGGCTGCCAGACGATCTGCGCGCGGTGATCGACGCCAATTCTGGACTGATGGCCTCGGCTTGGGCGGGTCGCGCTCATGATGAAGGTGATCTGCGTGGACGCGACGCGATGGCGGCGGCGGGCAACGAGATCGCCGAGATGTCCGAAGACGTGACCGCACAGATCAGTGCTTTGGGTGAGACCGTCACAGCCGCCTGGATCGAAGAGGCCGATGGGAAAGGCCTCGATGGGGCCGCCTTGGTCGCTGATGTCCGGCGGCTGATGGAGGCCGAAATGGACGGCGGATCAACCGGGCTTAGCCAATAG
- a CDS encoding RidA family protein yields MSNGFEAKLAELGVTLPDAPAPAANYVPFVVVGDLAFVSGQISMNEDGLITGKVGVDLTTEEGAAAAKTCAISLLAQAKAACGGDLERLVRVVKLTGFVNSGPDYTEQPKVVNGASDFLVEALGDAGRHSRSAVSAGALPLGVAVEIEGIFQIKP; encoded by the coding sequence ATGAGCAATGGGTTCGAAGCAAAACTGGCGGAACTGGGTGTGACCTTGCCCGACGCCCCTGCACCTGCGGCCAATTATGTGCCGTTTGTGGTCGTCGGCGATCTCGCCTTTGTATCGGGTCAGATTTCGATGAATGAAGATGGGTTGATCACCGGGAAAGTTGGGGTAGACCTCACCACCGAAGAGGGCGCGGCAGCGGCGAAAACCTGTGCGATAAGCCTTTTGGCGCAGGCCAAAGCCGCCTGCGGTGGAGATTTGGAGCGCTTGGTTCGGGTCGTGAAATTGACCGGCTTCGTCAATTCTGGCCCCGACTACACCGAGCAGCCAAAAGTGGTGAACGGTGCCTCTGATTTCCTGGTCGAGGCCCTCGGCGACGCGGGTCGGCACAGCCGCTCGGCGGTGAGCGCTGGCGCCTTGCCGCTTGGCGTGGCGGTGGAGATCGAAGGGATCTTCCAGATCAAGCCATGA
- a CDS encoding GNAT family N-acetyltransferase: MRDDVQIEVTALDSLRGVDPGAWDACACPEAADGGAPFDPFTTYRFLSALEESGSVGPGSGWQPRYLLVRAGDEVIAVAPLYAKGHSQGEYIFDHNWAHAYERAGGQYYPKLQVAVPFTPATGRRFLTKPGWEAIGRSALVQAAVQIAAENQLSSVHITFCTDEEAAAGAEMGLLHRVSQQFHWTNPGYADFDGFLAGLSSRKRKNIRKERETAQSFGGEIVSLSGDQLQPEHWDAFWEFYQDTGARKWGQPYLSRAFFDIAQETLRDDMLLVLAMRDGLPVAGALNFIGRDVLYGRYWGCVEHHACLHFELCYYQAIEAAITRGLSRVEAGAQGQHKLARGYMPVTTHSLHWVADEGFRRAIEAYLDAERAAVDEEIEVLTAYGPFKTAHVEEQE, translated from the coding sequence ATGCGCGATGACGTGCAAATCGAAGTAACCGCATTGGACAGCCTGCGCGGGGTCGACCCCGGCGCGTGGGATGCGTGCGCTTGCCCGGAAGCTGCGGATGGCGGCGCGCCGTTTGACCCGTTCACGACCTATCGGTTTCTCTCCGCTTTGGAAGAGAGTGGATCGGTGGGGCCAGGCTCAGGTTGGCAGCCGCGCTATTTGCTTGTCCGTGCCGGTGACGAGGTGATCGCCGTCGCGCCGCTCTATGCCAAGGGGCATAGCCAGGGCGAGTATATCTTCGATCACAATTGGGCCCATGCGTATGAGCGGGCGGGCGGGCAGTATTACCCAAAGCTACAGGTTGCGGTGCCGTTCACGCCGGCGACCGGGCGGCGGTTCTTGACCAAGCCGGGATGGGAGGCGATCGGACGGTCGGCCTTGGTGCAAGCGGCGGTGCAAATCGCGGCAGAAAATCAGTTGAGTTCGGTCCATATCACTTTCTGCACCGACGAAGAGGCCGCTGCCGGGGCGGAGATGGGACTCTTGCATCGGGTCAGCCAGCAATTCCATTGGACCAATCCGGGCTATGCGGATTTTGACGGGTTCCTGGCCGGGCTCAGCTCCCGCAAGCGGAAAAACATCCGCAAAGAACGCGAGACGGCACAGAGTTTTGGCGGCGAGATTGTCTCGCTGAGCGGCGATCAGCTTCAGCCGGAGCATTGGGATGCATTTTGGGAGTTTTATCAGGACACTGGGGCGCGGAAATGGGGGCAACCCTATCTGAGCCGGGCGTTTTTTGACATCGCGCAAGAAACGCTGCGCGATGATATGTTGTTGGTCCTGGCGATGCGAGATGGGCTGCCGGTCGCTGGTGCCCTGAATTTCATCGGGCGCGATGTGCTCTATGGCCGCTATTGGGGCTGCGTCGAACACCATGCCTGCCTGCATTTTGAACTGTGCTACTATCAGGCGATCGAGGCAGCGATTACACGTGGGTTGAGCCGGGTCGAGGCCGGCGCTCAAGGGCAACATAAACTCGCGCGGGGCTATATGCCGGTGACGACTCATTCCTTGCATTGGGTCGCAGATGAGGGGTTTCGGCGCGCGATCGAAGCCTATTTGGACGCGGAACGCGCAGCGGTTGATGAAGAGATAGAGGTGCTGACGGCGTATGGCCCATTCAAAACGGCCCATGTGGAGGAACAGGAATGA
- a CDS encoding type I secretion system permease/ATPase, producing the protein MAAAKSLPGQTDIDELAQQRRANSGLLWSILLFSMFTNLLMLTGPLYMLQVYDRVLGSRSEETLLALSLLVTFLFVMMGVLDYVRGRVAARVGARLQDGLDSRVFGAALTRARREGGPQTGLQDLEAVQRLLSTPAFLAIFDIPWTPIFLAAIFIFHPWLGWLALAGGALLIVITLINQATTRAPLKASGQATMRADRMAGQLQSEAELIRSLGMQGAAFRRWRGQRETALGESIRSSDRVGGFTTLTKTLRLFLQSAMLGLGAYLVLQAELTAGVMIAGSILLGRALAPIELAIGQWAMIQRAREGWANLRTLLADTPPEPQRLPLPRPEARLDVHQLAVVPPGESQATLRMVSFRVEPGQAVGVIGQSGAGKSTLAKALTGVWSPAAGQIRLDGATLDQYDPDVLGSLVGYLPQTVTLFDGTIAENIARLSANPDPDAVVAAARKAAAHDLILNQPKGYDTQVTAVGSRLSGGQIQRIGLARALYGDPVLLVLDEPNSNLDNDGSEALNQAIREMKSDGRSVLIMAHRPAAIRECDMLLVLDGGMPKAFGPRDEVLKKTVQNHAQIAAGGTAGE; encoded by the coding sequence ATGGCTGCCGCGAAATCCTTGCCTGGGCAAACTGACATAGATGAACTGGCGCAACAGCGGCGGGCCAATTCGGGTCTGTTGTGGTCGATTCTCTTGTTCAGCATGTTCACCAACTTGTTGATGCTGACCGGGCCGCTTTACATGCTTCAGGTCTATGATCGCGTGCTTGGGAGCCGATCGGAAGAGACATTGCTCGCCTTGTCGCTTCTGGTGACTTTTCTGTTCGTGATGATGGGCGTGTTGGATTACGTGCGCGGTCGGGTCGCGGCGCGGGTTGGTGCCCGGCTGCAGGATGGTCTCGACTCCCGAGTGTTTGGCGCGGCTTTGACCCGTGCGCGCCGCGAGGGCGGGCCGCAAACCGGGTTGCAAGATCTAGAGGCGGTGCAACGCCTGCTCTCGACGCCCGCGTTTTTGGCGATCTTCGATATCCCTTGGACGCCGATCTTCCTGGCTGCGATCTTCATTTTCCATCCATGGCTTGGTTGGCTCGCGCTGGCGGGCGGCGCGCTCTTGATTGTGATCACCTTGATCAACCAGGCGACAACGCGCGCGCCGCTCAAAGCATCGGGGCAAGCGACGATGCGTGCCGACCGGATGGCCGGTCAATTACAGTCTGAGGCGGAACTGATCCGCAGTTTGGGGATGCAAGGTGCCGCGTTCCGCCGGTGGCGGGGGCAGCGGGAGACCGCGCTTGGTGAGTCGATCCGGTCGAGTGATCGGGTTGGCGGGTTCACAACGCTGACCAAGACGCTGCGGCTGTTCCTGCAATCCGCGATGTTGGGCTTGGGGGCGTATCTGGTGTTGCAGGCCGAGTTGACTGCAGGCGTGATGATTGCGGGCTCGATCCTGCTCGGCCGGGCCCTTGCACCAATCGAATTGGCCATCGGCCAATGGGCGATGATCCAGCGCGCCCGGGAAGGCTGGGCCAATCTGCGCACGTTGTTGGCTGACACACCGCCCGAACCGCAGCGTTTGCCGCTGCCGCGGCCAGAGGCGCGGCTCGATGTGCATCAGTTGGCGGTTGTGCCACCGGGGGAGAGCCAAGCAACACTCCGGATGGTGAGTTTCCGGGTCGAGCCAGGCCAAGCGGTCGGTGTCATCGGCCAATCGGGCGCCGGAAAATCGACCTTGGCCAAGGCGCTAACCGGGGTCTGGAGCCCGGCGGCGGGGCAAATCCGCCTCGATGGCGCGACGTTGGACCAATATGATCCGGATGTTCTTGGCTCCTTGGTCGGATATCTGCCGCAAACGGTGACGCTCTTTGACGGAACGATTGCCGAGAATATCGCGCGGCTGTCGGCGAACCCTGATCCTGACGCCGTTGTGGCTGCCGCACGGAAAGCGGCGGCGCATGACCTCATTTTGAATCAGCCCAAAGGCTATGACACCCAGGTGACGGCGGTCGGCTCACGTCTCTCCGGTGGGCAGATTCAGCGGATTGGACTTGCGCGGGCGCTTTATGGTGACCCGGTGCTCCTCGTTTTGGACGAGCCGAACTCAAATCTCGACAACGACGGGAGTGAAGCGCTGAACCAAGCCATTCGCGAGATGAAATCCGATGGCCGGTCGGTTTTGATCATGGCGCATCGCCCGGCGGCGATCCGCGAATGCGATATGTTGTTGGTGTTGGATGGCGGGATGCCGAAGGCCTTCGGGCCGCGAGACGAGGTGTTGAAGAAAACGGTGCAGAACCACGCACAAATCGCTGCTGGCGGCACTGCCGGGGAGTAA
- a CDS encoding 4a-hydroxytetrahydrobiopterin dehydratase, with amino-acid sequence MIKPEKLSQEQRETALPELTGHGWQMVDGRDALSKRFEFADFNEAFGWMTRVAMIAEHMNHHPEWSNVYKTVDVTLSTHDVGGLSALDIAMATKMDRLAG; translated from the coding sequence ATGATCAAACCGGAAAAGTTGAGCCAGGAGCAGCGTGAGACCGCCTTGCCGGAACTGACCGGCCATGGCTGGCAGATGGTTGACGGGCGGGACGCGCTTTCGAAGCGCTTCGAGTTTGCCGATTTCAACGAGGCATTCGGCTGGATGACTCGCGTGGCGATGATCGCGGAACATATGAACCATCATCCGGAATGGTCGAATGTCTATAAAACCGTCGACGTGACGCTAAGCACCCATGATGTGGGTGGCTTGAGCGCGCTAGACATCGCCATGGCCACGAAGATGGATCGGTTGGCGGGCTAG